A region of Bacillus cabrialesii DNA encodes the following proteins:
- a CDS encoding siderophore ABC transporter substrate-binding protein, translating into MKKFALLFIALVTAVVISACGNQSTSSKGSDSKKEQITVKHQLDKNGTKVTKNPKKVVVFDFGSLDTLDKLGLDDKVAGLPKQALPSYLSKFKDDKYADVGSLKEPDFEKVADLDPDLIIISGRQSESYKEFSKIAPTIYLGVDTAKYMESFKSDAETIGKIFDKEEEVKDELATIDNSIADLKKKAEKLNKNGLVIMANDGKISAFGSKSRYGLIHDVFGVTPADKKIKASTHGQSVSYEYISKTNPDYLFVIDRGTAIGETSSTKQVVENDYVKNVNAVKNDHVVYLDSATWYLSGGGLESMAQMIKEVKDGLEK; encoded by the coding sequence ATGAAAAAGTTCGCATTACTATTCATCGCTTTGGTGACGGCAGTCGTCATTTCCGCATGCGGAAACCAAAGCACAAGCAGCAAAGGTTCTGATTCAAAGAAAGAGCAAATCACAGTAAAACACCAGCTGGACAAAAACGGCACAAAAGTGACGAAAAATCCTAAAAAAGTAGTCGTATTTGATTTTGGCAGCTTAGATACGTTAGATAAACTCGGTCTTGATGATAAAGTAGCGGGCCTTCCGAAACAAGCCCTTCCAAGCTATCTGTCTAAATTCAAAGATGACAAATACGCTGATGTCGGAAGCTTAAAAGAGCCGGACTTCGAAAAAGTGGCGGATTTAGATCCTGATCTGATCATTATTTCAGGAAGACAATCTGAGTCTTACAAAGAGTTCTCTAAAATCGCGCCGACGATTTACCTTGGCGTAGACACAGCGAAGTACATGGAATCATTTAAATCAGACGCTGAAACAATTGGTAAAATCTTCGATAAAGAAGAAGAAGTGAAAGATGAACTTGCAACAATTGACAACTCAATTGCAGATCTTAAGAAAAAAGCTGAAAAGCTGAACAAAAACGGTCTTGTCATTATGGCGAACGACGGAAAAATCAGCGCGTTCGGTTCTAAATCAAGATACGGCCTGATCCATGACGTATTCGGTGTGACACCAGCTGATAAAAAGATCAAAGCGTCTACGCACGGACAAAGTGTTTCTTACGAGTACATTTCAAAAACAAACCCTGATTACCTGTTTGTTATTGACCGCGGTACAGCAATCGGAGAAACATCATCTACAAAACAAGTCGTGGAAAACGATTATGTGAAAAACGTAAACGCAGTGAAAAATGATCATGTCGTCTACCTTGATTCTGCTACGTGGTACTTATCAGGAGGCGGACTTGAGTCTATGGCGCAAATGATTAAAGAAGTAAAAGACGGTTTAGAGAAGTAA
- a CDS encoding MDR family MFS transporter, with the protein MNTSIEPKPFNRSVIVGILLAGAFVAILNQTLLITALPHIMRDFNVDANQAQWLTTSFMLTNGILIPITAFLIEKFTSRALLITAMSIFTAGTIVGAFAPNFPVLLTARIIQAAGAGIMMPLMQTVFLTIFPIEKRGQAMGMVGLVISFAPAIGPTLSGWAVEAFSWRSLFYIILPFAVIDLILASILMKNVTTLRKTQIDILSVILSTFGFGGLLYGFSSVGSYGWTSSTVLISLLVGVISLLLFITRQMKLEKPMLEFRVFTFGVFSLTTLLGTLVFALLIGTETILPLYTQNVRNVTAFDTGLMLLPGAVVMGFMSPFIGRIFDRVGGRGLAIAGFCIIFLTSLPFMQLTEHTSLAWIVVLYTVRLLGTAMIMMPVTTAGINALPRHLIPHGTAMNNTIRQVGGSIGTALLVSVMSNQAAHAGTTNIKHAALHGMNAAFIVAACIALVGFLLSFTLKKPQRPAEQQPAR; encoded by the coding sequence TTGAACACAAGTATTGAACCAAAACCTTTTAACCGTTCTGTCATTGTCGGCATTTTGTTAGCCGGGGCGTTTGTCGCGATTTTGAATCAGACGCTGTTAATTACCGCACTTCCCCATATCATGAGGGATTTCAATGTAGATGCCAACCAAGCGCAATGGCTGACCACTTCATTTATGTTAACCAACGGGATTTTAATTCCGATTACCGCGTTTTTAATTGAGAAATTCACGAGCCGGGCGCTGCTCATCACAGCAATGAGCATTTTTACTGCCGGAACTATTGTCGGAGCGTTCGCGCCGAACTTCCCTGTTCTGCTGACGGCGCGTATCATTCAAGCGGCCGGAGCCGGCATTATGATGCCGCTCATGCAGACCGTATTCCTGACGATCTTTCCGATTGAAAAACGCGGCCAGGCCATGGGGATGGTCGGATTGGTCATCTCGTTCGCGCCTGCGATCGGACCGACTCTTTCCGGATGGGCGGTCGAAGCTTTCTCTTGGAGATCGTTGTTTTATATCATTCTTCCGTTTGCTGTAATAGATTTAATTCTTGCCAGCATCCTGATGAAGAATGTGACGACTTTAAGAAAAACACAGATTGATATTTTATCAGTGATCCTTTCGACATTTGGATTCGGGGGCCTCCTGTACGGCTTCTCAAGCGTTGGCTCTTACGGCTGGACCAGCTCAACCGTCTTGATTTCACTGCTGGTGGGTGTCATTTCACTGCTCTTGTTTATCACTAGACAAATGAAGCTTGAAAAACCGATGCTCGAATTCCGCGTCTTTACGTTTGGCGTGTTCAGCTTAACAACTCTGCTCGGAACACTTGTCTTTGCATTATTGATCGGTACGGAAACCATCCTGCCGCTTTATACACAAAACGTCAGAAACGTCACAGCTTTTGATACAGGGCTCATGCTTCTTCCGGGAGCCGTTGTCATGGGCTTCATGTCACCGTTTATCGGCAGAATCTTTGACCGTGTCGGCGGGAGAGGGCTGGCGATTGCCGGTTTCTGCATTATCTTCCTGACATCGCTGCCGTTTATGCAGCTGACCGAACATACATCGCTTGCTTGGATTGTTGTGTTGTATACCGTCCGTCTCTTAGGCACCGCCATGATCATGATGCCGGTGACGACAGCCGGCATCAACGCGCTGCCGCGCCACCTGATCCCGCACGGAACAGCGATGAACAACACCATTCGCCAAGTCGGCGGCTCGATCGGAACCGCCCTATTGGTATCCGTGATGAGCAACCAGGCGGCTCACGCAGGCACGACAAATATAAAGCACGCCGCCCTGCACGGCATGAACGCCGCTTTTATCGTGGCAGCCTGCATCGCACTTGTCGGCTTCCTTCTCTCATTCACATTAAAGAAACCTCAGCGCCCTGCCGAACAGCAGCCGGCACGCTGA
- a CDS encoding TetR/AcrR family transcriptional regulator, with product MLDKKTDIILAARKLFSEKDFTSVSMQAIAEECKMSKASIYKLFQSKEDLLLELLSFNQRQMVAAASRLQENTALTPEERLTQKVKMELEGFRRNQQFFNMLTYGNPKLHNDRVKQHIHQTRSTIICWHRDSLIQAYGEAILPFVWDLVIILHGMMREFLMLIKIEEQPLELNPIAEFIISTLNQIVKNKETRQSLLPPEAIELYIHSASSYEPKDKSALLSESLKELHKGISSLPAADYDVDELASAAAMLEEEAKKEEPRAFLLKSLIGYLEQTGVLTQPVSMLKTLLIT from the coding sequence ATGCTTGATAAAAAAACAGATATCATACTAGCTGCGCGAAAGCTTTTTTCGGAAAAGGACTTTACGTCGGTTTCCATGCAGGCGATCGCGGAAGAATGCAAAATGTCAAAAGCTTCAATATATAAGCTGTTTCAATCTAAAGAAGATCTGCTTTTGGAGCTGCTGTCATTTAACCAGAGGCAAATGGTGGCCGCGGCTTCAAGACTCCAGGAAAATACCGCGCTGACACCGGAGGAGCGATTGACGCAAAAGGTCAAAATGGAGCTGGAAGGCTTCAGGCGGAATCAGCAGTTTTTCAATATGCTGACCTACGGAAACCCCAAGCTGCATAATGACCGGGTCAAACAGCATATCCATCAGACCAGATCGACGATTATCTGCTGGCACCGCGATTCGCTGATCCAGGCGTATGGAGAAGCCATTCTCCCGTTTGTGTGGGATTTGGTCATCATTCTTCACGGCATGATGCGTGAGTTTTTAATGCTGATCAAAATAGAGGAACAACCGCTTGAGCTCAACCCGATTGCAGAGTTTATCATCAGCACCCTCAATCAGATTGTCAAAAACAAAGAAACCCGGCAGTCTCTTCTTCCGCCTGAAGCCATCGAGCTTTATATTCATTCAGCATCCTCCTACGAACCAAAGGATAAATCAGCCCTATTGTCGGAAAGCCTGAAGGAATTACATAAAGGCATTTCTTCTCTGCCCGCCGCGGACTATGACGTAGATGAACTGGCATCCGCAGCCGCCATGCTGGAGGAGGAAGCGAAGAAGGAAGAACCCCGCGCTTTTTTGCTCAAATCACTGATTGGCTATCTGGAACAAACCGGTGTTTTAACACAGCCCGTTTCGATGTTAAAAACACTGTTAATTACTTAG
- the nfsA gene encoding oxygen-insensitive NADPH nitroreductase, protein MNEVIKSLTDHRSIRSYTDEPVAQEQLDQIIQAVQSAPSSINGQQVTVITVQDKERKKKISELAGGQPWIDQAPVFLLFCADFNRTKIALEDLNDIKMEITNGLESVLVGAVDAGIALGTATAAAESLGLGTVPIGAVRGNPQELIELLELPKYVFPLSGLVIGHPADRSAKKPRLPQEAVNHQETYLSQDELTSHIQAYDEQMSEYMNKRTNGKETRNWSQSIAAYYERLYYPHIREMLEKQGFKVEK, encoded by the coding sequence ATGAATGAAGTCATAAAATCATTAACAGACCACCGCTCGATTCGCAGCTACACAGATGAGCCTGTAGCTCAGGAACAATTGGACCAAATCATTCAAGCAGTGCAATCAGCCCCATCTTCTATTAACGGGCAGCAAGTGACAGTGATTACAGTGCAGGATAAAGAGCGCAAAAAGAAAATCTCCGAGCTGGCAGGCGGACAGCCTTGGATTGACCAGGCTCCTGTTTTCCTGCTGTTCTGCGCAGACTTTAACCGGACCAAAATCGCGCTTGAGGATCTGAATGATATCAAAATGGAAATCACAAATGGCTTAGAATCTGTTCTTGTCGGCGCAGTAGACGCTGGTATCGCCCTCGGCACCGCGACAGCAGCGGCTGAGTCACTTGGACTTGGCACAGTTCCGATCGGTGCGGTTCGCGGAAACCCTCAAGAGCTGATCGAACTGCTTGAGCTTCCGAAATACGTGTTCCCTTTATCCGGCCTTGTCATTGGGCATCCCGCCGACCGTTCGGCGAAAAAACCGCGCTTACCGCAGGAAGCGGTCAATCATCAGGAAACATATTTGAGTCAGGATGAACTGACGTCTCACATTCAGGCATACGACGAACAGATGTCTGAGTACATGAATAAACGGACAAACGGAAAAGAAACAAGAAACTGGTCACAGAGTATCGCTGCCTATTATGAGCGCCTGTACTATCCGCATATCCGTGAAATGCTTGAGAAACAAGGATTTAAAGTAGAAAAATAA
- a CDS encoding putative quinol monooxygenase — MIVLQAYIKVKPEKREEFLSEAQSLVQHSRAEEGNAQYDLFEKVGEENTFVMLEQWKDEAAMKFHNETAHFQGFVAKGKELLSAPLDVVRTELSE, encoded by the coding sequence ATGATCGTATTACAAGCTTACATCAAAGTAAAACCAGAAAAACGCGAGGAATTTTTGAGTGAGGCGCAATCGCTTGTTCAGCATTCAAGAGCTGAGGAAGGCAACGCGCAATACGACTTATTTGAAAAAGTAGGCGAAGAAAATACATTTGTAATGCTCGAACAATGGAAAGATGAAGCAGCGATGAAATTCCACAATGAAACTGCGCATTTCCAAGGGTTTGTAGCAAAAGGAAAAGAACTGCTGAGCGCTCCTCTTGATGTTGTCCGCACAGAGCTTAGCGAGTAA
- a CDS encoding ArsR/SmtB family transcription factor: MNIPNHPETETLQLTKVLHALSDPLRLELVKQLAEAKEKTCGTCADVQVAKSTLSHHFKVLRESGIAQVRIEGKRRYYSLRAEDLEKAFPGLLEAVLNVDQDRW; encoded by the coding sequence ATGAACATTCCAAACCATCCAGAAACAGAAACATTGCAGCTGACAAAGGTTCTTCACGCACTGAGTGATCCGCTTCGTTTAGAGCTCGTCAAGCAATTGGCTGAAGCGAAAGAAAAAACGTGCGGCACCTGTGCGGATGTGCAGGTTGCCAAATCGACCTTGTCGCATCATTTTAAAGTATTGAGAGAATCAGGCATCGCTCAAGTTCGCATAGAAGGAAAGCGCCGGTATTATTCGCTTCGCGCCGAAGACCTTGAAAAAGCATTTCCGGGCCTGCTTGAAGCCGTGCTGAATGTGGACCAGGACCGCTGGTGA
- a CDS encoding PLP-dependent aminotransferase family protein has protein sequence MDITITLDRSEQADYIYQQIYQKLKKEILSRNLLPHSKVPSKRELAEKLKVSVNSVNAAYQQLLAEGYLYAIERKGFFVEKLDMFSVEEHPPFSLPDDLKEVHIDQSDWISFSHMSSDTDHFPIKSWFRCEQKAISRSYHMLGDMSHPQGIYEVRAAISRLISLTRGVKCRPEQIVIGAGTQVLMQLLTELLPKEAVYAMEEPGYRRMYQLLKNAGKQVKTITLDEKGMSIAEISRQQPDVLVTTPSHQFPAGTIMPVSRRIQLLNWAAEEPQRYIIEDDYDSEFTYDVDSIPALQSLDRFQNVIYMGTFSKSLLPGLRISYMILPPELLRTYKKRGYDLQTCSSLTQLALQEFIESGEYQKHIKKMKQQYKEKRERLISALETKFSGKITVKGANAGLHFVTEFDTRRTEQDILAHAACQQLEIFGMSRFALKKNKGQTGRPALIIGFARLKEKDIQEGVERLSHAVYGHKKIPGTGD, from the coding sequence ATGGACATCACAATCACACTCGATCGCTCAGAACAAGCCGATTATATCTATCAGCAAATTTATCAAAAGCTGAAAAAAGAAATTCTCAGCCGCAATCTGCTGCCTCACTCGAAGGTTCCCTCCAAGCGAGAGCTGGCTGAGAAGCTGAAGGTCAGCGTGAATTCAGTGAATGCAGCCTATCAGCAGCTTTTGGCTGAGGGATATTTATACGCGATTGAGCGAAAGGGTTTTTTCGTGGAGAAGCTGGACATGTTTTCAGTCGAGGAGCACCCTCCGTTTTCACTGCCGGACGACCTGAAAGAGGTTCATATCGATCAGAGTGATTGGATTTCGTTTTCACACATGAGTTCCGATACAGACCATTTTCCGATCAAAAGCTGGTTTCGCTGCGAACAAAAAGCGATCTCCCGCTCATACCACATGCTCGGCGATATGTCGCATCCACAAGGGATTTATGAAGTGAGAGCGGCTATCTCCAGGCTCATTTCCCTGACGCGGGGCGTAAAATGCCGGCCGGAACAAATCGTCATCGGGGCAGGCACACAGGTGCTCATGCAGCTATTGACCGAGCTTTTGCCTAAGGAAGCGGTGTATGCGATGGAGGAGCCCGGCTACAGGCGCATGTACCAGCTATTGAAGAACGCTGGAAAACAGGTGAAGACAATCACGCTGGATGAAAAAGGCATGTCGATTGCTGAAATCAGCAGACAGCAGCCTGATGTGCTTGTGACGACCCCGTCGCATCAATTTCCGGCAGGAACGATTATGCCTGTATCCAGAAGAATTCAGCTGCTGAACTGGGCAGCCGAGGAGCCGCAGCGCTACATAATTGAAGACGATTATGATAGTGAATTTACATATGATGTAGACAGTATTCCGGCGCTTCAAAGCCTTGATCGTTTTCAAAACGTTATTTATATGGGCACCTTTTCAAAATCCCTTCTCCCCGGCTTAAGGATCAGCTATATGATTTTGCCGCCTGAGCTATTGAGGACATACAAAAAACGGGGCTATGATCTGCAGACGTGCTCGTCGCTGACGCAGCTCGCCCTGCAAGAATTCATCGAGTCCGGGGAATACCAAAAGCATATAAAAAAAATGAAGCAGCAATATAAAGAAAAGAGAGAACGCTTGATCAGCGCTTTAGAAACAAAATTCAGCGGAAAGATTACCGTAAAAGGGGCAAATGCGGGACTGCATTTTGTTACCGAATTTGATACGAGGCGCACCGAACAAGACATTCTGGCACACGCCGCCTGCCAGCAGCTTGAAATTTTCGGAATGAGCCGATTTGCTTTGAAGAAAAACAAGGGGCAAACAGGCAGGCCCGCTCTCATTATCGGCTTCGCACGGCTGAAGGAAAAAGACATTCAAGAGGGTGTCGAGAGGCTTTCCCACGCTGTTTACGGACATAAAAAAATCCCCGGTACAGGGGATTGA